ACTGGTACTCCAGTCTGCGTTTCGTTACGGTGAAATCAATAAAAATAATCGCATTGTCCTCATACCGGATAGGCCTTTTCTGGGTGGACCGGAAGCCGATGCCGACACCGGAGATGCCTTCCCACTGTTTTCGGATGTTGAATCAAACCCGTATATTTCCTATCGGCTGCAAGTTTTTTTAAGCCAGCCCGTGAACAAGGCTTTAAGTCTCTTTACTTATTGAATTTATTTGAATTTGAAACCGGCCTGGCAGGGGGCTTGGCAGCCTGGTTGACAACCCCACCCTTCGACTTATTCTTTTATTAGAGCCTCTGTTCTGCAATTGATTGACATTGAGCGGATTTTTGAACTCATCTAACTTGATAACACATCCGGCAATCGCATAGCGGTCGGCCGGATAAGAGGTTTATAATGGATATCAAACACTTATATTACAGAAACACCACTGCCAAAACGATTGGCATGTTCAGCATAGGCCTTTTGGCACTTGTTTGGCTTTCCGGTTGCGCTCAAAATTATGGGAAAATCCATTGGGATGATTCACTTACCCAGGCCTTTCAAACTTACGAGATTGATCGCGATTATAATTTTTATCAATATACCGTCGGCAATCGGGTGTTTGCCATTGTGGGGCTTGATCCCAAATTGGAGGTCCGATCCAATATCTGGCGGGATCTGGCATCAGATACGGAAGATTTCGAAGTGGCAATAGATCGGATCTGGTATAACTACACCAAGATACCCAGAGATCCGCGCGGTGCCTTTATAAGGGATCCCGGCGGTGAAAATGTCGGGGTTTATTTTTCGAGTATACGCTTTTTATCCGTGGAGTTTAAGGCCAACAATCGGGTGAGTTTGCTGTTGGATACAACACCCATTCTCGGTGGACCGGATGGCAAACGGGATCCTTAATCACCCAAAATTGTCTTCCTGTCTCATTCTTTAGCCGTTAACCATCATCACAGTTGCATCAAAAGGGGCAGAAATGCCCCTTTTTTCATATCAATTGCAGTTGCCAGCCTATTTCTACCCAAGCGCCATTGAGGATACCACCGACGCTTGATCCATTGGCCACAAATATTTGCAATCTGGTCATAAAAGCGATAAAATTATGGCATATCATTTGCATCTATCAGATGATCACTTTTTCGCCCAATGGTTGAGACACATATGGTATCAAATGATCCCCAAACATCTGAAATAACTTCTATTTTAACTTTCTGCCGCCGGCTGAGCCATACACTGGAAATCGAAAAATTGTATGCGGAATTTGCCGATGTGGTGAAGGAAAAGTTTTCAATTCGCAAACTGGTCTTTTTTGAGTTCCATCAAGCTGAAAGCAAACTGTCGTCCGCCTTCAGCATCGGCCTCGGTGAGCTTGATATTCAAATGCCTCTTAATGATAGCGCCCTTTGGAAATCCGTTTTAAAAGGCGACCCTTTTGAGGTCAGTGACGAATCGGGCCGGCATCGGTATCCCCAAGATTTTGAGAAGCTCAACCTTACTCAGCTTGAATCCCATCTGTGGGTTCCGTTGGTCACGGGAGATGTGCTCATCGGCCTGGTAACGATCGGTAAACGAGAAAACGATCAGGGTTTTGACCAGGCAGATCGCTATTTTTTGCAACAACTCTCCGCTCAAGCGGCCGTATGCATGAATACCTGCCGTCTTTTTGGAAAGCGCCAAAAAGAAAAAGAGGATCTGGACAAAACCCTCCAAAACCTGTCGCTGCTTTACAGCATCGGCAAGGCGATGAATTATATCAGTGATCTAAAAAACCTGTTGCAGTATATCTTAGGCAAGGCCATTGAGGTTACCTTTGCTGAGAAGGGCTCGCTGATGCTGTATGATATAGAGACCGACCAACTCAATATTCGTGTCCTGGCCGGAATGGAGGACACCAAATTTCAAGATAAAGTCAATAATAATGAAATTGCGTGTCGCAGTTTTAAGCCGGGTGAAGGCATCGCCGGTCGCGTCTATATGACCGCTAAACCCATTGTTGTAAACGACATCAAAGAAGATGATGATTTTATCGACTCTGAAAACTCATATGCCCGCTCGATTGCCTGTATTCCCATGGTGGTCTTCAACGATGTCATCGGTGTCATCAATGTGACCAACAAGCGCCACGGTAAACGCTTTACCGATGAAGATGTTGAAATGCTGAAAGCCGTGGCCGATCAGGCCGCTGTGGCCATTAATAAGGCCCAGCTCTGGGACATGGCGGTTACCGATTCGTTAACCGGTTTGTATGTGCGCCGCTATTTTTTAGTCAAACTGCAGGAGGAGTTGCATCGAGCTGAGCGCTACGATAATATTGTATCAATTGTTATGGCCGACCTGGACCATTTTAAAAATATAAATGACACCTACGGACATGATGCCGGTGACCGCGTGCTAAGCGCTGTTGGTAAATTTTTGCAAAAAAATATCAGAGATGTCGACATGGTTGCCCGCTACGGTGGCGAAGAATTTGTCATCATGATTCCCGA
The sequence above is drawn from the Desulfobacterales bacterium genome and encodes:
- a CDS encoding diguanylate cyclase translates to MVSNDPQTSEITSILTFCRRLSHTLEIEKLYAEFADVVKEKFSIRKLVFFEFHQAESKLSSAFSIGLGELDIQMPLNDSALWKSVLKGDPFEVSDESGRHRYPQDFEKLNLTQLESHLWVPLVTGDVLIGLVTIGKRENDQGFDQADRYFLQQLSAQAAVCMNTCRLFGKRQKEKEDLDKTLQNLSLLYSIGKAMNYISDLKNLLQYILGKAIEVTFAEKGSLMLYDIETDQLNIRVLAGMEDTKFQDKVNNNEIACRSFKPGEGIAGRVYMTAKPIVVNDIKEDDDFIDSENSYARSIACIPMVVFNDVIGVINVTNKRHGKRFTDEDVEMLKAVADQAAVAINKAQLWDMAVTDSLTGLYVRRYFLVKLQEELHRAERYDNIVSIVMADLDHFKNINDTYGHDAGDRVLSAVGKFLQKNIRDVDMVARYGGEEFVIMIPEATKDSAHVLSERLRKQIAKINIKDLPSITISLGIATYPYDGSNMEDLIKKADAAMYAAKRAGRNRVEKYSPDIPLIREGNPPAMEN